The DNA window AGAGCTTCTATAAATGACATGCAGGCTGTGGCTCAGGGAAAGAGCAAGTTTGGGGTTGAAGATGTAGCCTACCTCAAGATGCGTGACAGCCAGGTGAAGATTTTTGATGTTCTGGCAAGAATTCTGAAAACTGAGAGTATTGACAGGGCAAGAGAGGCACTGAGAGATAGTGAGGAAGACCCGGACACAGTGCTGAAGTGGCTTGTGGAAAATGTTCCCATGGAGTATAAAAATAGCGAAGACCTTTCAAGGGCTATGAACTTTCTGTCAAGGGCTGATGTTTTCATGGGAAGAATAAGAAAACGGCAGGACTGGGCTTTAGTCAAATATGCTATGGATTTAATGAGTGCCGGAGTGGCGAAGGCCAAGAAATCCAGGTACAAAGGCTTTACAAGATATAGCTACCCCAAAGTCTTTGTTATGCTGGCAAAAACAAAAAAGTCAAGACAGAAAACCAGGGAGATGGCTCTCAGACTACAGGGAAGAGAGGGCTACTCCAATAAGATTCATGCCTCACTGAAAGTCATCACAGACGAGTTTATACCTCTTGCTGAAAGAATTATGAAGAGTACCGAGATGGCTGCAAGGCTGGCCTCTGAACTGGAGTTTGACCTGAAGGATATTGAGCTGTTTGTTAAGAGTAAAGACAGAGCAAAGGAAATTTATCAGCTTTCCC is part of the archaeon BMS3Bbin15 genome and encodes:
- a CDS encoding replication factor C large subunit encodes the protein MLTWVEKHRPRRLEEIAGNPGAIKTIMSWLDKWEGGRPEKRAILLYGPAGVGKTSCAYAIARELNSDIIELNASDFRTKDVINRVVGNATKSGGLYKEKKGKVIVLDEVDGIHGRAEYGGLAALIKLIKVSPYPIVLIANDPWKISAEFRKLTLMVEFRRITERTIVHVLKEIAKKEGIKTDEKALRIIAANSGGDMRASINDMQAVAQGKSKFGVEDVAYLKMRDSQVKIFDVLARILKTESIDRAREALRDSEEDPDTVLKWLVENVPMEYKNSEDLSRAMNFLSRADVFMGRIRKRQDWALVKYAMDLMSAGVAKAKKSRYKGFTRYSYPKVFVMLAKTKKSRQKTREMALRLQGREGYSNKIHASLKVITDEFIPLAERIMKSTEMAARLASELEFDLKDIELFVKSKDRAKEIYQLSLRITHDRLRKQMKGDRSKQISLFEFG